The following proteins are encoded in a genomic region of Arvicanthis niloticus isolate mArvNil1 chromosome 21, mArvNil1.pat.X, whole genome shotgun sequence:
- the Gask1a gene encoding Golgi-associated kinase 1A isoform X1: protein MASWLWRRLRGKKRSGMAFCLLMILSAVAVTHFPPEYPASTPGLSPMEPRGEIGMSDPRIQQILNSSLRRPVRNLDLWIGQALPRNPILVCAKKQSRRRQVDRSRHPLSIRRDVTVTGDPTLSAQHHELLMEDEVKDAGAAALDQPGHDGLVQETQSKIVTMVIPHVEPSQASFQAWSGTDGVSLRPQPAGDGDPLPGAENRVLTGGKAGGSPSRSGAPWWSGSAEDLQKSPWCGTETPGLASTAAWGQVPPWFTEHDVQTLRLLAHGEVMGKARVPAHGQVLQVGLSSGETLQDVSPLKLSQLCSQGLCGLIKRPRDLHEVLSFHVDRVLGLQRSLPAIARSFHSSLLPYRYTDGSVRPIIWWAPDVQHLRDPNEDQNSLALGWLQYQALLARGCDWSGQIPCLGIHHAEWARLALFDFLLQVHDRLDRYCCGFEPEPSDPCVEEGLREKCRNPEELRLVHILVRRSDPSRLVYIDNAGNLLHPENKLNFRLLEGIDGFPEFAVKVLASGCLQNLLFKSLQMDQVFWQNQGGALGLKHVLETLERRGQALLRHIQKHNLTLFGDKDL from the exons ATG GCGTCTTGGCTCTGGAGACGGCTTCGTGGCAAGAAGCGGTCGGGGATGGCATTCTGCCTCTTGATGATCCTGTCTGCAGTGGCTGTCACCCATTTTCCTCCAGAATATCCAGCTTCCACCCCAGGACTCAGTCCCATGGAGCCTCGGGGGGAAATTGGCATGTCTGACCCCAGGATTCAGCAGATTTTGAACTCTAGCCTGAGGCGGCCAGTGAGGAACCTGGACCTCTGGATAGGCCAGGCTTTGCCCAGAAATCCCATCTTGGTCTGTGCCAAGAAGCAAAGTCGCAGAAGGCAAGTGGACAGAAGCAGACACCCACTGAGTATCAGGAGAGATGTTACTGTGACAGGAGATCCGACACTCAGTGCCCAGCATCATGAGCTTCTAATGGAGGATGAGGTCAAAGATGCTGGAGCTGCAGCTCTGGACCAGCCTGGACATGATGGTTTAGTCCAAGAGACACAGAGCAAGATAGTCACCATGGTTATCCCCCACGTAGAGCCCAGCCAGGCATCTTTCCAGGCATGGAGTGGTACTGATGGAGTGAGCCTTAGGCCACAGCCAGCAGGTGATGGTGATCCTTTGCCAGGAGCCGAGAACAGAGTCTTGACTGGTGGGAAGGCTGGGGGTTCCCCCTCAAGGTCAGGGGCTCCGTGGTGGTCCGGCTCTGCTGAGGACCTGCAAAAGTCCCCATGGTGTGGCACTGAGACCCCTGGACTTGCCAGTACAGCTGCATGGGGGCAGGTTCCACCATGGTTCACAGAACATGATGTACAGACTCTCCGGCTACTGGCCCATGGGGAGGTGATGGGCAAAGCCAGGGTCCCTGCCCATGGGCAGGTGCTGCAGGTTGGACTATCTTCTGGGGAAACCCTCCAGGACGTATCTCCTCTCAAGCTTagccagctctgctcccagggTCTCTGCGGCCTGATTAAGAGGCCCAGGGACCTGCATGAAGTCCTATCCTTCCACGTGGACCGTGTGCTGGGTCTCCAACGGAGCCTGCCTGCCATAGCCCGGAGCTTCCACAGTTCCCTTCTGCCCTACCGTTACACAGATGGCAGCGTGAGGCCCATCATCTGGTGGGCACCGGATGTACAGCACCTAAGAGACCCAAATGAGGACCAGAACTCTCTGGCCTTGGGCTGGCTGCAGTATCAGGCCTTGCTGGCCCGAGGCTGTGACTGGTCAGGCCAGATCCCATGCCTGGGCATCCACCATGCTGAGTGGGCACGTTTGGCCCTCTTTGACTTTCTGCTTCAG GTCCACGACCGCCTGGATCGTTACTGCTGTGGCTTTGAACCTGAGCCCTCAGACCCCTGTGTGGAAGAGGGGCTCCGAGAGAAATGTCGGAACCCAGAGGAGCTGCGGCTGGTCCACATCCTG GTCCGGAGAAGTGATCCGTCTCGCTTGGTCTACATAGACAATGCCGGCAATCTTCTGCATCCAGAGAACAAGCTGAACTTCCGGCTGCTGGAAGGCATAGATGG GTTTCCTGAGTTCGCTGTGAAGGTTCTTGCATCAGGGTGTCTTCAGAACCTGCTGTTCAAGTCGCTGCAGATGGACCAGGTGTTTTGGCAGAACCAAGGCGGAGCTTTAGGTCTGAAGCACGTCCTGGAGACACTGGAGAGGCGAGGACAGGCTCTGCTGAGACACATCCAGAAACACAACCTCACCCTGTTCGGGGACAAGGACCTGTGA
- the Gask1a gene encoding Golgi-associated kinase 1A isoform X2, which translates to MAFCLLMILSAVAVTHFPPEYPASTPGLSPMEPRGEIGMSDPRIQQILNSSLRRPVRNLDLWIGQALPRNPILVCAKKQSRRRQVDRSRHPLSIRRDVTVTGDPTLSAQHHELLMEDEVKDAGAAALDQPGHDGLVQETQSKIVTMVIPHVEPSQASFQAWSGTDGVSLRPQPAGDGDPLPGAENRVLTGGKAGGSPSRSGAPWWSGSAEDLQKSPWCGTETPGLASTAAWGQVPPWFTEHDVQTLRLLAHGEVMGKARVPAHGQVLQVGLSSGETLQDVSPLKLSQLCSQGLCGLIKRPRDLHEVLSFHVDRVLGLQRSLPAIARSFHSSLLPYRYTDGSVRPIIWWAPDVQHLRDPNEDQNSLALGWLQYQALLARGCDWSGQIPCLGIHHAEWARLALFDFLLQVHDRLDRYCCGFEPEPSDPCVEEGLREKCRNPEELRLVHILVRRSDPSRLVYIDNAGNLLHPENKLNFRLLEGIDGFPEFAVKVLASGCLQNLLFKSLQMDQVFWQNQGGALGLKHVLETLERRGQALLRHIQKHNLTLFGDKDL; encoded by the exons ATGGCATTCTGCCTCTTGATGATCCTGTCTGCAGTGGCTGTCACCCATTTTCCTCCAGAATATCCAGCTTCCACCCCAGGACTCAGTCCCATGGAGCCTCGGGGGGAAATTGGCATGTCTGACCCCAGGATTCAGCAGATTTTGAACTCTAGCCTGAGGCGGCCAGTGAGGAACCTGGACCTCTGGATAGGCCAGGCTTTGCCCAGAAATCCCATCTTGGTCTGTGCCAAGAAGCAAAGTCGCAGAAGGCAAGTGGACAGAAGCAGACACCCACTGAGTATCAGGAGAGATGTTACTGTGACAGGAGATCCGACACTCAGTGCCCAGCATCATGAGCTTCTAATGGAGGATGAGGTCAAAGATGCTGGAGCTGCAGCTCTGGACCAGCCTGGACATGATGGTTTAGTCCAAGAGACACAGAGCAAGATAGTCACCATGGTTATCCCCCACGTAGAGCCCAGCCAGGCATCTTTCCAGGCATGGAGTGGTACTGATGGAGTGAGCCTTAGGCCACAGCCAGCAGGTGATGGTGATCCTTTGCCAGGAGCCGAGAACAGAGTCTTGACTGGTGGGAAGGCTGGGGGTTCCCCCTCAAGGTCAGGGGCTCCGTGGTGGTCCGGCTCTGCTGAGGACCTGCAAAAGTCCCCATGGTGTGGCACTGAGACCCCTGGACTTGCCAGTACAGCTGCATGGGGGCAGGTTCCACCATGGTTCACAGAACATGATGTACAGACTCTCCGGCTACTGGCCCATGGGGAGGTGATGGGCAAAGCCAGGGTCCCTGCCCATGGGCAGGTGCTGCAGGTTGGACTATCTTCTGGGGAAACCCTCCAGGACGTATCTCCTCTCAAGCTTagccagctctgctcccagggTCTCTGCGGCCTGATTAAGAGGCCCAGGGACCTGCATGAAGTCCTATCCTTCCACGTGGACCGTGTGCTGGGTCTCCAACGGAGCCTGCCTGCCATAGCCCGGAGCTTCCACAGTTCCCTTCTGCCCTACCGTTACACAGATGGCAGCGTGAGGCCCATCATCTGGTGGGCACCGGATGTACAGCACCTAAGAGACCCAAATGAGGACCAGAACTCTCTGGCCTTGGGCTGGCTGCAGTATCAGGCCTTGCTGGCCCGAGGCTGTGACTGGTCAGGCCAGATCCCATGCCTGGGCATCCACCATGCTGAGTGGGCACGTTTGGCCCTCTTTGACTTTCTGCTTCAG GTCCACGACCGCCTGGATCGTTACTGCTGTGGCTTTGAACCTGAGCCCTCAGACCCCTGTGTGGAAGAGGGGCTCCGAGAGAAATGTCGGAACCCAGAGGAGCTGCGGCTGGTCCACATCCTG GTCCGGAGAAGTGATCCGTCTCGCTTGGTCTACATAGACAATGCCGGCAATCTTCTGCATCCAGAGAACAAGCTGAACTTCCGGCTGCTGGAAGGCATAGATGG GTTTCCTGAGTTCGCTGTGAAGGTTCTTGCATCAGGGTGTCTTCAGAACCTGCTGTTCAAGTCGCTGCAGATGGACCAGGTGTTTTGGCAGAACCAAGGCGGAGCTTTAGGTCTGAAGCACGTCCTGGAGACACTGGAGAGGCGAGGACAGGCTCTGCTGAGACACATCCAGAAACACAACCTCACCCTGTTCGGGGACAAGGACCTGTGA